The proteins below come from a single Triticum aestivum cultivar Chinese Spring chromosome 5D, IWGSC CS RefSeq v2.1, whole genome shotgun sequence genomic window:
- the LOC123124335 gene encoding uncharacterized protein: MEPQAGARAPRLRPRPALPPFPEPTEFEVQAELVTGDKFIDDLNESVANVYTSVALLREEVYNNGGLEAHDAKSMGKSNQAAWKSIRRLLKKAKDWRDQIEEAGARPLEEPDHLSRPYPRPDLAMLSEED; this comes from the exons ATGGAGCCGCAGGCAGGAGCACGCGCGCCCCGCCTCAGGCCTCGGCCCGCTCTCCCACCG TTTCCGGAGCCTACAGAGTTCGAAGTCCAGGCGGAGCTGGTTACGGGCGACAAGTTCATTGACGACCTCAATGAGTCTGTTGCCAACGTCTACACCAGCGTCGCATTGCTTCGGGAGGAGGTTTACAATAACGGAGGGCTGGAGGCGCACGACGCGAAGAGTATGGGGAAGTCGAATCAAGCAGCGTGGAAGAGCATCCGGAGGCTTCTCAAGAAAGCCAAAGATTGGCGCGATCAAATTGAGGAAGCAGGAGCTCGCCCGCTCGAGGAGCCGGATCATCTGTCCCGTCCATACCCAAGGCCTGACCTTGCAATGTTAAGCGAAGAGGATTGA